CGCGGTGGAGGGCGAGGCCCCGGTGGACGTCGAGGCCGCCGTGGACGGCGAACGCGGCACCGGTGTCGCCGCCCCACCACCGCCCGGCGTCCCGCACGCCGCCAGAACGCCCACCGCGGCGATCGCGCATCCTCCGGCCCACCACCACCGCATCACCGCACCTCCGACCCGTTCTCCCACTCTCCCCCCAGCATGCTCCGCCGACCCGGCGTGGCCACCGCCCGTGCCATGAGGCGGCGGCGCACCCCGACACGACACGGGCGAGAAGACCCGTAGGTCACGACCCCCCGTGGCGGATGTCCCCACCGGAGTCCCCGGGCGCCGTGGCCCCAGTGACTGCCAGGCGTCGGTACGCGGCGCGGGCGTGGCCCAGGCGGGCCAGAGCCGTGCCGGTGAGGGCGGCGGTGAGCAGGCAGGTGAGCCAGAAGGTGTCGCGCTGTCCGGACCAACTGAGCGTGCCCGCGGGCGGGATGGCGAAGCCGTTGAGGAAGAGCCAGCACAGCAGTGCCGTACCGGGAGCCGCCGCGAAGCGGGCGCACCAGCCCAGCAGGGAGGCGAGCAGGGACAGGACGGCGAGGGCGAGCGCGGGCCGGCCCGGGCCGATGAGCGCGTTCGCCGCCGCAACGAGCAGGAGGGAGCCGGCGAAGGCCGCGGACCACACCAGCGTCGTGGACGCCGGTTCGGGGACGGGCCGCGCACCCGTCCGCAGGGACATCCACTCGACCACGGTTCGACTCCTTCCGGCAGGCCGGCCGAACACAGCCTTCCACGCGGCGGCGGTTCGCGGGAGTGCGGGTTCGGCCGGAACGGGGTGCCGCCAGGTCGTCTGTATGTACAAGGGAAAATCCGGTTCATCAGTGCGCAAATGGATCACTGGATCGGTGGAATCGGCACGGATGCGAGCCCCCGCGGCGATCTAGCGTCGAACCGCACGGGGCCGTACGAGCCAGAAAGGCATCGAGTCACTCATGCCCATGCCGCACACCGACGTCATGCCCGCCATCGAGTTCGACACCCTGACCACCGGGCCCGAACGGGACCGACCCCCCGCCGACCCCCTCCTCCCGCCGGTCGACGAGCTGCCCGCGGCCATGTCGGAGCCCGAGGCGGTCTGCCGCCGGGTCCGGGACGAGCTGATGCTCGACGGCAACGCCCGGCTCAACCTCGCCACCTTCGTCACCACGTGGATGGAGCCGCAGGCACGGGAGTTGATGGCGGAGACGGCCGAGAAGAACCTCGCCGACCGCGCGGAGTACCCGCAGATCACGGCGATGGAGGAGCGCTGTGTGCGGATGCTCGCCCGGCTCTGGCACGCGCCGCGTCCGGAGCTGGTCCGCGGCTGCTCCACCACCGGTTCCAGCGAGGCCGCGATGCTCGGCGGGCTCGCGCTCAAGCGCCGCTGGCAGGACCGCCGCCGCGCCCAGGGCAGGGACACCGCGCGCCCGAACCTGGTGATGGGCTCGAACGTGCAGGTGTGCTGGAAGAAGTTCGCCAACTACTTCGAGGTGGAGCCGCGGTACGTCCCGATGGAGCCGGGCCGCTACCACCTCACGCCCGACACCCTCACCGCCCACTGCGACGACGACACCATCGGCGTGGTGACGGTCCTCGGCTCCACGTTCGACGGCTCCTACGAACCCGTCGCGGACATCTGCCTGGCCCTGGACGGCTACCAGGCGGCCACCGGTACGGACATCCCCGTGCACGTCGACGGCGCGTCCGGCGCGATGGTGGCCCCCTTCCTCGACCCGGGCCTGATGTGGGACTTCCAGCTGGAACGGGTGGCGTCCATCAACACCTCCGGCCACAAGTACGGGCACGTCTTCCCCGGTCTCGGCTGGGCCCTGTGGCGCGACGCCGAGGCCCTGCCCGACGACCTGGTCTTCGAGGTCGACTACCTCGGCGGCAGCTCCCCGAGCTTCACCCTGAACTTCTCGCGTCCGGGCGCGCACGTCGTCGCGCAGTACTACAGCTTCCTGCGGTACGGCTTCGAGGGGCTGCGCGACCTGGCGGCGCGGAGCCGTACGACGGCCCGGGCGCTCGCCGCCCGGATCGCGGCCATCGACCCGTACGAGCTGGTCACGGACGGTTCCGAACTCCCCGCGTTCGCCTTCCGGGTGGCGCCCGGCACCGAGGGCCTCACGGTGTTCGACGTGTCCCGGGCCATGCGCGCCCGGGGCTGGCACCTGCCCGCGTACACCTTCCCGGCGCCCTGCCAGGACGTCTCCGTGCTGCGTGTGGTCGTACGCACCGGATTCACCGCTGAACTCGCCGGCATGTTCGTCGCCGACCTGACGGAGATCACCAGGCGCCTGCACACCGACCGGCTTCAGTGAGCGGTGCCGGGGCCCAGTGAGGCGCGGACGAGGGCCGTCAGCTCGTCGTCGGGGATGTCCGCCGCCTCCTGGGAGCGCAGCCGGAGCGTGCCCTTCCCGCTGAGGAGCCCCGG
Above is a window of Streptomyces griseorubiginosus DNA encoding:
- a CDS encoding glutamate decarboxylase, whose amino-acid sequence is MPMPHTDVMPAIEFDTLTTGPERDRPPADPLLPPVDELPAAMSEPEAVCRRVRDELMLDGNARLNLATFVTTWMEPQARELMAETAEKNLADRAEYPQITAMEERCVRMLARLWHAPRPELVRGCSTTGSSEAAMLGGLALKRRWQDRRRAQGRDTARPNLVMGSNVQVCWKKFANYFEVEPRYVPMEPGRYHLTPDTLTAHCDDDTIGVVTVLGSTFDGSYEPVADICLALDGYQAATGTDIPVHVDGASGAMVAPFLDPGLMWDFQLERVASINTSGHKYGHVFPGLGWALWRDAEALPDDLVFEVDYLGGSSPSFTLNFSRPGAHVVAQYYSFLRYGFEGLRDLAARSRTTARALAARIAAIDPYELVTDGSELPAFAFRVAPGTEGLTVFDVSRAMRARGWHLPAYTFPAPCQDVSVLRVVVRTGFTAELAGMFVADLTEITRRLHTDRLQ